CCAGGTCGGCCTGACGGCGGATCATGATGCGTTGGGCTTGCGGCGGACCTGCCCCATGCATCGACTCGGTCCGATAGCCTACTGCCGCCGTGCCCAAGGTGATGTTCTCGATCAGGCGCAGAATGCGCATGCGGTGTTCGGTCGGGACCGCGGCCACTCCTTGGAGGTATTTTTGGATATAGGGGCCCGTTCGTTCATGGCGTAAGTCTTTTTCCGAAGGCATGGTCACCATCAATCCTCCCGCAATATCTTCAGCCAGCCTGGCAATCTCATAGGGAAAACGGGTGACGTTTTGTTTACAGACGTTCGCCAAGAGCATGTCAATTTCGTAATTGCCCGCGGCAGTAGGGTGACCTTCGGAAGAGCAAGCCAGGCCACAGGAATAAAGGGTCTCATTCAGGTGAACCATTTCGATGATTTTGTCGGCGATGTGCGAGGCCTTGGCCGTGCCGTTAAAATCGGCAGCCAGAGAAGCGGCCCCGATCAAGACATCGCCGACGCCAACTTTGCATCCTCCGTAACTCTGGCGATGATAGCCGGCAAACCGCTCCACGAGGGCGCCGACGAAATCCGTTTCCCCGCAGAGAAACACCCTTTCCCAGGGTACGAAGACGTTATCGAAAATGGCCAGGACTTCGTGCCCGCCGTATTGATGGTTGCCTACATCAATGGAACTTCCTTCAAGCTTGCGGGTGTCGCAAGATTGCCGGCCGTAGATAAAAAATAGACCCGGCGTGTCCGTGGAAACCGCAAAGGAAACGGCATAATCTTTTTCTTCTTCCCGCAGAGCCATGGTAGGCATCACGATGACCTCGTGCGAATTTACCATACCGGTCTGGTGAGCTTTGGCTCCGCGGACCACGATCCCATCTTTCTTCCTCTCTACCACGCGCAGGTAGAGATCGGGATCCGCCTGCTGGACGGGACGCAGGCTTCGATCTCCTTTCACATCCGTCATGGCCCCATCCACGACTAAATCTTCTTCCTGGATACGTTGCAGGAAATCTTTAAAACGAGAATGGTAGGTTGTCTTATATTTCTTATCCGTTTCAAAGGTGGTGCTATAGAGCGCATTCATGCCGTCCATACCCACACAGCGCTGGAAACAGGAGGCTGTCTTCTGTCCCAACAGGCGTTGCATTTTTACTTTGTTGACCAAATCTTGAGCGCTCTGGTGAATGGCGGTAAAGCGGTTGACAGTTTTGCCGCTCAAATGAGAAGAGGTCGTCATTAGATTCTTATATTCTCCTTCTTGAACCAGCTGAAAGGTCATGACCACAGAATTCAGGGAAGGGCGAATCATGGGGTGGTCAACGGGATCCTTTACCCTTTCCCCTAAAAGATAGACCTCCAAATTCAATTTTCTCAAGCTGGCGATGTACTGTTCAGGGGTTTTCATAATGTTGGCAATCCTCTCTCCCCTTATCCACGCATGAGGGCGCCGCCGGCCACGATCCGGTTGACTTGGTTGGTTCCTTCATAAATCTGCGTGAGCTTGGCGTCGCGCATGTATTTTTCCACGGCATAATCTTTCGTATACCCATATCCGCCGTAAATCTGCACGGCGTCGGTGGTCACGCGCATCGCCACATCCGTGGCATAGAATTTTGCTTGGGCGGCTTCTCGGCTAAAACGTTTTCCCTGGTCAGCC
This window of the Deltaproteobacteria bacterium genome carries:
- a CDS encoding 4-hydroxyphenylacetate 3-hydroxylase family protein; this encodes MKTPEQYIASLRKLNLEVYLLGERVKDPVDHPMIRPSLNSVVMTFQLVQEGEYKNLMTTSSHLSGKTVNRFTAIHQSAQDLVNKVKMQRLLGQKTASCFQRCVGMDGMNALYSTTFETDKKYKTTYHSRFKDFLQRIQEEDLVVDGAMTDVKGDRSLRPVQQADPDLYLRVVERKKDGIVVRGAKAHQTGMVNSHEVIVMPTMALREEEKDYAVSFAVSTDTPGLFFIYGRQSCDTRKLEGSSIDVGNHQYGGHEVLAIFDNVFVPWERVFLCGETDFVGALVERFAGYHRQSYGGCKVGVGDVLIGAASLAADFNGTAKASHIADKIIEMVHLNETLYSCGLACSSEGHPTAAGNYEIDMLLANVCKQNVTRFPYEIARLAEDIAGGLMVTMPSEKDLRHERTGPYIQKYLQGVAAVPTEHRMRILRLIENITLGTAAVGYRTESMHGAGPPQAQRIMIRRQADLEFKKNLARNIAGIP